One window of the Benincasa hispida cultivar B227 chromosome 3, ASM972705v1, whole genome shotgun sequence genome contains the following:
- the LOC120074548 gene encoding cytochrome P450 77A1: MELLDAVVLLFAFLFFSLWWRYWSATGGGSKNLPPGPPGWPIVGNLIQVILQRRPFIFIARDLREKYGPIFTMQMGQRTLIIVSSAELIHEALVQRGPLFASRPADSPIRLVFSVGKCAVNSAEYGPLWRTLRRNFVTELINPARIKQCSWIRKWAIESHLERLMKENSEKGFVEVMSNCRLSVCSILICICFGAKIPEQEIKVIESILKDVMLITLPKLPDFLPILTPLFRRQLKQAKELRKKQLECLIPLIRKRRMFVERNGDESVREELPEMVSPIGAAYLDSLFELETPGRGRLGEEELVTLCSEVINAGTDTSATALEWALLHLVQDQDVQERLYNEIINVVGKDGLITEGDIEKMPYLGAVVKETFRRHPPSHFLLSHAATKETELGGYTIPADASVEFYTAHLSDDPDTWEEPGSFQPDRFLEGDGVGVDVTGTKGVKMVPFGAGRRICPAMTLGTLHVHMMLAKMVHAFKWVPVPGAPPDPTETFAFTVIMKNPLKAILLDRTGL, encoded by the exons ATGGAGTTACTAGATGCCGTTGTTCTCCTCTTCGCCTTCCTCTTTTTCTCCTTATGGTGGCGTTATTGGTCTGCCACGGGCGGCGGGTCCAAGAATCTTCCGCCGGGGCCACCGGGCTGGCCGATCGTCGGAAACCTAATCCAAGTCATTCTCCAGCGTCGTCCATTCATCTTCATAGCACGCGATTTACGTGAAAAATACGGTCCCATTTTCACCATGCAAATGGGGCAACGCACACTCATTATTGTGTCCAGTGCCGAACTCATTCACGAAGCTCTCGTGCAACGTGGTCCCTTATTCGCCAGCCGTCCTGCCGACTCTCCCATCCGCCTTGTCTTCAGCGTCGGCAAATGCGCTGTCAACTCCGCCGAATATGGCCCTCTCTGGCGAACGCTCCGCCGCAACTTCGTCACAGAGTTGATCAACCCTGCGAGAATCAAGCAATGCAGTTGGATAAGAAAGTGGGCCATAGAAAGCCATCTCGAAAGGCTAATGAAAGAGAATTCAGAGAAGGGATTCGTGGAGGTTATGAGCAATTGTCGGTTGTCAGTGTGTAGTATTTTGATCTGCATATGCTTTGGAGCCAAAATCCCCGAGCAAGAGATTAAGGTTATAGAGAGCATACTAAAGGATGTGATGCTGATTACATTGCCGAAGCTTCCAGACTTCTTGCCGATTCTTACGCCTTTGTTTCGACGGCAGCTGAAGCAGGCGAAGGAGCTGAGGAAGAAACAGTTGGAGTGCTTGATTCCGTTGATAAGGAAGAGGAGGATGTTTGTGGAGAGGAATGGGGATGAGAGTGTGAGGGAGGAGTTGCCGGAGATGGTTAGTCCGATCGGGGCGGCGTATCTTGATTCGCTTTTTGAACTGGAAACCCCGGGACGAGGGCGGTTGGGGGAGGAGGAACTGGTGACGCTTTGTTCAGAGGTTATTAATGCTGGAACTGATACGAGCGCGACGGCTTTGGAGTGGGCTTTGCTTCATTTGGTGCAAGATCAAGATGTTCAGGAAAGACTATACAACGAAATTATTAACGTTGTGG GTAAAGATGGGTTGATTACCGAAGGCGACATAGAGAAAATGCCATATTTAGGGGCCGTGGTAAAAGAGACTTTCCGGCGACACCCACCAAGCCATTTCTTACTATCACACGCGGCAACCAAAGAAACAGAGCTCGGCGGGTACACAATCCCGGCGGACGCCAGCGTGGAGTTTTACACGGCCCATTTATCTGACGACCCGGACACGTGGGAAGAACCGGGTTCATTCCAACCGGACAGGTTCTTGGAAGGCGACGGCGTTGGCGTGGATGTGACTGGAACTAAGGGCGTCAAGATGGTGCCGTTCGGGGCTGGGCGACGGATCTGTCCGGCTATGACATTGGGCACGTTGCACGTGCACATGATGCTGGCAAAAATGGTGCACGCTTTCAAGTGGGTCCCGGTTCCCGGAGCCCCGCCCGACCCAACCGAGACTTTTGCCTTTACGGTGATTATGAAGAATCCACTGAAGGCTATCTTATTGGACCGGACCGGTTTATGA